The sequence CGTGCTCTTGCGGTGTCAACTGTCCAAGTTGGATCACCATTGCCTGACCGAACCAGCTTCAACCACGGAACAGCTGGCGCCTGGCGGTGGTGCCCTATCCACCGGCGCCACATCGGAAGGATGGCAGCGCCAAGGTCTTCACGAGGCGACTTCGCAGACGTCTCCACGGCACAGAGGGCACACCCTGCAGCATTGTGACGACAGGAACGTTGTGAGGAGGGGGGATCCCTAACGCTTCCTGTGCCTTGCTTGACAGTATTCAGGATGCATGGCAGATCTAACCGAACCAGGATGGATAGATACCTGTGTATTTCTTTCAGCCACTTGTCAACGCATTGCAGGTGGAACTCGTGCTTGCACGGAAGGGTTCTTATCTGGTCTCCGTCCTCATATTCGGTTAGGCAGATATGGCACCTGTCAAGAAAAAAAAAGTGGTAGGTTTCAGCATCAGAACCCCCGAAGGAATGACAAGGGGGGTAAAGGGGGAGAACAAAAACAAAAAAGAAGGGGGATAGCCAGCAGCCATTTATTCCACTGCAAGGTGATAAAAGCTGTTGTGACACCAAAAACATACAACAAAATATCATAATTCTTTTTATAGCCCAGAGGTCTAGGGTACACAAAACAGCTTCACAGTAAAAACCAACATTGGATGTCTAACTGATCACAGATGATATGGTGCCCAgcgcccccccccccaaaaaaaaacaTATAAATATTAAATACATACTAATTACTATTACATTCTTTGTTTCAATAAACATTGGTTATTTATTTGTTTGTGCGTTTGATAAAAATATGTAGTCTATTAAGTTAAATTTAAGCTAAAATCGGACACTCTCATACTACATATAGCCTATTAAATATTGTTTATGGCCCCTCTACAAAAATCCTGGCTACGCCCCTGACGGCGGCTGCTTGGTTCCAAGCAACTCTCATAATTATACTAAGGAATGTATGTTGCCAAACTTATCAGTCAACGAAATATGGATCTGTTTTCTTTTTCAAGCAAATCTCATATTTATACTAAGAACATGTTATCCAAAGCTTAAGGCTTAGAAAATCAGAGGGATATTAGAATGATGAGAAGCTCACTGTTCCATATCATCACTGCATTGGGGTGTCTCAAGCTTTTTGTAGCTCTTACATGGCAACGAATCAACTACAGATTCAGGAGCCTGAACAGAGACCATGGAAAGTGAAAGTGATGCAGGTTGACGGTGAATTTCATCCAACACCTGAAAAGAATCGTGTAGGCCATTATCACATACCTAGAGTAATAACTAGTAATGTACTGAAAATGTGACAGTAGCAATGGAGTTCATAGTCCAAACACTGCAACAATTTCCTTTGAAATTTCAGAACTAAAGTACAACTTTACTTTTAAAAACGTTCTATCTACTGTGCTTCAAACATGCCTGAACCATCCCATGATTGCCTGCAAACTTTATTGATGTGCATTGGCctcacaaaattttcaattgtcATAAAACCATCTAAGTTTTGGGTGTACTATTTATTTGTTGTTCTGACATGTTATTCCTATATGAATATATGTTTTTTTAACTATGAAACTTCAAAACTACAGCACAGATGAGTAACACCAGTTCAAACTGGCCAGAGTAGATTATAGCATTATAAGACTAAAGCCTGGAACTGGAGTTCAATCCTAAAAAGGTTTCTCTGTTGTTGCCAATTATGTGTCATAATCACGTAGAATGTTAATGCTGATGATAATCAAATGAAGACGAAGGAAACGATACCTCAAATAGCGCCTCAGTTAACATGACAATTCTTGATATACTTGCTCGGGCGCTAGATTCTTCAGCAATAAAGAAAGAATTACAGGTGCATCGGCCAATTTGATGAATCCCCAAAGGACATGCAGCAGTGTTTTGTTCATTACCACTATCAAAAACAGCACGGCGATGCTCCCTAATCTGTAACAAAGAAGAATTAAGTTGTGACCATGAGATGGACCAGCAAAATCCATAACAGAAAAAATACACGACAAAACAGGTATAACAATTACCCGGGATCTTGAATACTGGCTTACTCTGATTGAACCATGTCGCCTGCGATGAAAATATCTTGATTCCCCCAACTCTTCAAAAATATCATCACCAAGGTCTAGCCATGTACTAAAAAATCCCATTTCATCAGCATCAGATTCTGGATAACCTCTTGAGCCACGCCTGGAAAATGCATCCCACAGGATCCTTCTGTGACTCCTCCTTGTTTCACTGCTGCTTGAATCTATAGAGCGTCCTACACCGTCATTTGAGAAAATGCTCATCATGTCGTCATGTAATATACTCCCTCCAGCTTCACCATGTGGCCCACTGAATATGGGGACATCTGCCGTTGTAGGGATTGGATCTGGCATTGGTTCCACGATCACAGATGATGCAGTTGAAGAGTTAGAAAACACAGATGTTAAGCTAGATTGAGATGCATCTGATCTTTCACTTGTCATGACAGTTGTGGATGAGGTCCCTTGCGGAGATATCTCTACTTCTGAGTCAGACATGATCCTTTCAGATGTCATCGATGAGGGGCCCAAACCAGATTCAGAAGTTGAGCCACCAATTTCATTAGTGGAGACTGTGCTAGGAACATTTTCCAGCTCTGATCCTATAGAACTTATTCCTTCTCCTGATATGTCACCATTAACAGCTTCATTAATGAGACTTCCCCTTACCATGACAGGTTTCCTAGATGAGCTTTGAAGACCACTTGTTTCAGCGTTTTCAGACCCCAGGCCATCTTCCTTGTTTTCATGGTAATTGAGGTGATTGAATCTGAGATGATGGCTTATGGTACTTGAAGACGAATGCAGCCTTGGATTTGACTCACtggaaacctggagatccttagcAGCTAGAGAAGCCTGAAAATTCAGGGCACTCACTTGTCGCCCTGACTGTCGTGATTGTACCTGTAGACAATACCTTCCTGACATCAGATACCACATGGGGACTAAAGGCACTCTATCACTGACAGAAAACACTTCAGAAAACACACACAATGTTCCAGTTCGGCAAATCTGCTTTTAGCTTGCCATTTGGAGGCCCCGCCTCTTCAATGCACACAGGCGAGCTTTGGGAGCCATCTGCTCTTTATTCATGTGCATTATGGAAGGGCGTATGATACGGCCAGATGCAATAATTCATGCTTTGCAAGTCGCAGATATTATGTAATGAAGGTGGTAGGACCGCAAAAGTTTCAGTGCGTTGGCTAACTGATCCAGACTAATCATATAATCGAACAAGAGCAATACTAGCAGCTCAAAGCTAAAAAAGCAAATCAAGTTTCTGCTTCGCCTTCCGTACGGCTACACAAAACCACGCTCTCCAATCTCACAAGTCACAACCTAGGAGGGCGTCTGAGTTAAAGTCAGAACCAACGATTCCGCGCGGCGAATCCGCACCTCGTCAGAGACTAATCCACGGCCGAGTCCAGGACCCCCAGCGGTGCCGGAGCTACCGGCGCTCTCCGGCATCCCGCGATGCCAGACGACGACGCGGCGCGGGTACCGGGACTAGTACCTCGATGGCGCGCGAGGAGGagggcccggcggcggcgaagctCCCGCCGTCGTGCGCGGACGAGGAGGATCCGGCCCCGAAGCACCCGCCGAGGCTGAGGCGCGCCCGGCGCCGCGACGGCGCGTCCGCGCGGCTGCTCCCTGCGCCCATCTCGCTCGCCGGCTCCCGCTTTCGAGCTTTTCCCCCCACTTCTTCGCCGAGTGGGAGAGGGTGCGCAGCGGATGAGAGAAATGACGAGGAAATCGCTCGGAAGTGCCGTCCGTGCTGGGCCGTGCCGTCGCTTTTATATTTTTACTTCCTCGGTGCCAGAGATCAAAATTTGTCCGAGAGAAACTTAACTCCAGctatatttgttttatttatttatcttTCTGTACAACTAAACAACAATGATTAAATATATATAATTTCTTAACAACACTGATCTATTCACAATCAAACGAGTGCATTtattttagaatgaaaaggtacatTTTTAGTTTCAAAACAAACTAAATTATTAGCGCATGTTATTTATCGCTAGGCTAGATTAATTTCTTTGTGGACGATAATAACCGCTGGTCGTTTATCGAATTATCGCCGTCTCAAGCAAGTTGACAGACCTTCATGCAATCTGCGCCAGGGAAAAAAAATGGCAGCGACACAAAAGTGCGAGTGCAAGCTCTGTCTTCTTCGCTACCAGAATATAGCATATATAGTCATATAAATATATCTTCTCACTACTAGCAAAGATGTTGTGTTTTTACATCTTTTTTTTTTCTTACATCACATCATGGATCACTTTTGGAAGCACGAATGCTACTAGCTGTAGCTGCAGTAAAAAGAGGATCACGTCTCTCTAGCTTCTGCGGCATCAGGATGCGTGTCATGTACACCCATGCATCCACTTGCTAAGGCCCGTTTCGGCGTTTCATGCAGCAAGATGTAATTTCTTGATGGGCATAACAAACCTGTTTTCCAAATAGAGAGTATTATATACCAGACAAGAACAGATGGGTCGTCAGATGACCTATAAGACCCTATTTACTTAGTATAGGCTATACTGTATAGCCTAATGTTGCTTTTAAAACTGTTTTTTAATTGCTTACTAGGGTTCTTTTCAATAAAGCTGAACTGTTTTTTTAAATGATAAGCTAATCAGTTTGTTTTTTTTCACGCAGGGGTGAAACTCACTACTCTACGAGGCAATCCTCTTTTTTTGGCCCACGCAACTGACTGTTGCATTGATCTTTTCCCTTCTTCCCAGTTCAGAGAACTGGAACAATTCGGTTAGCTTGCTACGTCCTTTTAATAAAGACTAGCCAGTAGTAACCGGTGATTGGCCGGTCGACCATGCCTAGGCCAGCCGTCCAATACTTCTGTCCAAGAAAAAAACGGCATCTTCGTCTGCAAACAGTTAAAAGAAAGAAATAGCGTCATATTTGCTGCCTATTCAGTTGAGTTTTTTTCGGTCCAATTTTTTGATAACCTAGTTGTGAGAAGAATCTAACCGTAAAGAAAATCTAAATATCGCTAAGGTTACATACAAGGGAAGATTAAGATGTCTATATGGTTTAAGATCTAAAAGGTGATGAATTTCTTATGACTCGACCGATTATatatttatgttgattttggatgactTTTATTAAATCGAATTTTATAGAATCTGACTGAAAAACTAGGTATTTGGTAGTACACAACAGTTTTTTGCCAGAAACTGAAAAAAAAGTCTGAAACAAAAATAGGGTCTTGATTGACCCATCCCGTGCGCTAATCTTGATGCCGTCTCCCTAGTTTGCATATAATTGCATTGCAGGCTTCCTGTTTGTGTACTTGTGAAAGTCCAGCCGTACCCAGCCAGGCCCTCTCATCATTCGGTGTACCAGCAGCGACTCCTCTTTTGCCCCAAGTTCATGCGTCGTGCCGTGACATGATTTCCTCTCTGAAAAAGGACGTGCGGTGATACGATGCATTCATCTCCTTGCCCGTGGTGCTACAGGCTCTGGGACTGGGACTCGTACAACACTGCGGGAAAAAAAGGATACCATCTTCGTGTGTGAAGCGTCAAGCGAGCATGGGGTGATTGGGGTCTCAGGCACAGGCGCACAGCACACAACCGCCGTGGCAGACAGACAGGCGCACGGTCAGTCACCCTGAAGGCTGAAGCAGTTGGTCTCTGAATGGGTCATGGCCATTGCAGTCAGGTAGTTGCACAGAGATTGCTGCCGTGAGCATGTTAGCACTCGCTAGAGGCTTCTAGAATTAGTAGCAGGAAGAGCATGTATAGAGTAAGGAGACGAGAGATGGGGACGCACAACTAGAGGAACACTCTGTATATTATTCTAGCAAATCAGAGTACAGCACTACAGCAGAAGATACTAGAAATAGAAGAACCAGTAACATGAGAAGGAAGGAGAGGAAGCAGATGAGAGTAATGAGAAATGAAGACTTCAGTTTATAAATTGATTCTTTGATGATCCTTCATAGCTTGAACCGCTCTCCTTTTATAGCTGAACATGCTCATTTGCCACCTATCTAAGACCCCACATGACAGTGTGCTAACAGAGCACATCCTCGTCCTTCCCGTCCCGTTGGACTCTCCAGATTCTTTGTTATCTGACGAGGGATTTCTTCGAAGGAAATAAAGACGGGGACAAGGCGTCAAGGCCACAGCAACGCAGACCGCGCTGGCAGCAGCCAGCAGGCACTCAGCCGAGTGCGAGTGGACCCGATAACCAACGTCACTTCAACAGGTTACATAATCTCGTGCCTGTATTAAAACTTCAATCTATGAATAGTATAGAACAGTGCAAAATAATATTTTTTGTTAAACTATGGTTAGGCTATTGGAGATGACCTAAGACGGTGTTAAATGAAGCCTGAGAAATAGGGAGCATATAATTGTAAATAACAATGTTTGACATTGTTTACAGAGATAAGTTTGAGAGAAGATTTAAATAAAGAATAAGACATAAGATCTgctagaaatagcccaagggcatatACAACCCCATTTAGTATAGGGTTTCATAAGATGTCTCTAAAGAGCTAAGTAAAAAAGATAGAAAAAACGGGCTCTTCGCAAGAGCTCGTTTTTTCATGACCTATACATGTTGTCTCTTAGTTATATTTATGACACAAGGTATTAGAGTTGTATCATGTAATCTTTTAGTTGTCTTTTGTACCTGAAAAACTGAAGTTGTAGGATTGTTCATGCCCTAATGCCTTATAGATTATACTATAATTATACTAGATAATAACGTGGCCCTTAAGAGTGTTTTCATATTTTAGTATATAGTATATATGTGTGTTATGTTGACTAGCTAGATGGGTATGAGTGTGGACTTAGAgccaacaatatgttccactctgGTGGGTCACCTCACATGCGCATTTAAATggtaaaaatataaaaaataaagATTTAAACTATGATTGTTGGTTTTAAACTCATATTCATATCTAACTAATGGATATAACATATATGTCTCTATATTTTATACTCTAAAGCATAAATAAAACCAATGTACACACATTTTACTAGTCTCTTCTACTATGAAGAAAGTAAGGGGTAGGTTGTCTCCATGGTTCTGTCGTTCCGCCTCCCGCGCCTCCGACGTGTGGGGCCTAAGTGTCAGCCTATAGACTTAACGGTTCCTCAGCTCCCCACGAAGCTAATACAACGCCCGTCGTACGTTGTCCCCCCTTTCACCGCCCGCCTCCCCACCAAGATCGATGAGGGGCCTCCGACTGTCCCCTCCCCATCTCCTCCTTCCCCTCTCACCGCTCGCATCCCCGCTGAGATGAATGAAACGTTAGCTAAGTACAGGAACATACGCATATAAACGACGACATCAGTTTTTCTCTTCTTAGGTTATCTcccgcagatttcatattttaagCTTCTGTCTACAAACAGTGTTATCTACAATTTCATTACATACACTTTATTGGGGGACAATCTTATATTGTATGTAGCATTGCGTGTGGAACAATCATAAAAGAGTGTTATTTACGTTTAAAAAACAAAGTACTAGTACATGATATAATGGCAGATAGGTACTTCGATTTATGTGTGTTGTTCTGATTTGATATAGATTTTAATTTAAATTTTATACTAAATCACTTCAACCCACATGTATTGCACACGGACATGCATACGAGTATTTAAACAAGGTCTAGATGTTGTACCATTTGCTATGACAATATGGCATCTCGTAAAGGACTCAGAGATGTCATATTTCATCGACAAATAAACTAGCTAGAAACCACCTTTGCTTGAGCAAGGATACCATATGCAAATATAATAACGCAGATCAGCACAATTTCATACAATCGATATTGTCGTGCATGCATGCCTATTTGTGTAGACCGGGGTACAGACATACATTATCATCCATTTTTATTTAATGAGACAGTGAGAGAAATTATTTATATTTAGGTCATGTTTAGATAACTTTAGCTCTAAAAATTTAGTAGAGTTGACGGACCAGATCTATAGGTGCTCCAGAAAATCATGAATTTAGAGTTGTAAGCCTTTAGAAGACATTTAGATAAGTCATTTCGTTTATTATCTAGACTGAACatatttttaaaactatttaaattgatGTTATAAACTACAGTTTCATGTTAGAGTTCAAACCTGGAGCCATCTCAAACACCCCTTATTCGAGTGAAAGTGGAGTAGTTTGTTGTTTTTAGAAAAAAACATAGTGGGGTAGTGTGGTTAGTGCAGGCTAGGATAGCGGAAGCGACGGGCTGGAAATTTGTGTGTGGGAGGTCTGTTTACATAACTTTGGTCATTAGCCTAGTGATAACTAGTAACAATTTAGCTCCATATTTTTTAGAAAAAAATCAATGACTCCTAAATTGTCTAGCTTCACGAGCTCTAGATCCACCAAATTTGTAGACCACCCTCTCAAAATTGTATGTTCAGAGAGTCAGTAAAAAATATACATCACTATCATCTGTTCCGCGAACATTTTGGGTTCGTTTTTTCTTTTGTGTTGCCCCCTATTTAGCATGTATATTAATTGAGCTAATACCACTAAAATTAGATTTCTGGAATTTGCCTAAATGATCACAAGTGGTTAAAATGTTTAGACAGACTACTCGAATTTAAATATAGTTAGTAACTCACACTTGTTTATAGTACCATCTTTGAATTTAAAGTTTAAGTTTCTATCTTTGTATGGTTTTCATTGGTTACGAAAAGGATAGCGATTAAATATTTCATGTGGTTTTGTGATTGGGATAACTAGTGATCTAACCTCTAATCTAAGTATCGTGAATAAGGTAGATTAAGTCCATATCCAAGGCTGAGCAGTATTAGTAGCAAAGcatgattaagtgctcaacataAAAAGAGGGAGGAGGAAAAATGCAAGGGCTAAGGTATAAGCTAGAGTTTTCTGTTTTACCAACCACGATATAATAGAGTGCATGATCAATTTTATGATAGATGGTCATACTATTAAGAGAAGAGTCTAATTAGACGACTCGATCATCTGGTGCCACTAGGCGTTGTAATCATATACATTTCAATAGATCTAAGTAACATGTATGAAAAACAAGCATAGATGTTTATTGAAAATACTTTCAAAAACACCAATTATGATATAATATGCTGGCAAAACTTCTAAAAGTAAAGATGTTTGAAGATGAGATAAGAAAATTTTCTTGGTGCAGGTTTTCTATAGTCATTTGACATATTAGCGATGCACGTGGCATGACACCAGATACAAAGTCAGGCTTGTATTCATTTATAGCTTTTAGTTGCTTGTATTCATTTATCGTTTTTAGTTGAGCATTGTGATGCTCAGCATGCACCAGATAGGACACTCAAACAACATGTCAAACAAATATTTTAGTTCTATAGTGCACCAGATATAACACATAAAGAACATATAAACTATATAT is a genomic window of Zea mays cultivar B73 chromosome 5, Zm-B73-REFERENCE-NAM-5.0, whole genome shotgun sequence containing:
- the LOC100273142 gene encoding uncharacterized isoform X1, which gives rise to MGAGSSRADAPSRRRARLSLGGCFGAGSSSSAHDGGSFAAAGPSSSRAIEVQSRQSGRQVSALNFQASLAAKDLQVSSESNPRLHSSSSTISHHLRFNHLNYHENKEDGLGSENAETSGLQSSSRKPVMVRGSLINEAVNGDISGEGISSIGSELENVPSTVSTNEIGGSTSESGLGPSSMTSERIMSDSEVEISPQGTSSTTVMTSERSDASQSSLTSVFSNSSTASSVIVEPMPDPIPTTADVPIFSGPHGEAGGSILHDDMMSIFSNDGVGRSIDSSSSETRRSHRRILWDAFSRRGSRGYPESDADEMGFFSTWLDLGDDIFEELGESRYFHRRRHGSIRIREHRRAVFDSGNEQNTAACPLGIHQIGRCTCNSFFIAEESSARASISRIVMLTEALFEVLDEIHRQPASLSLSMVSVQAPESVVDSLPCKSYKKLETPQCSDDMEQCHICLTEYEDGDQIRTLPCKHEFHLQCVDKWLKEIHRVCPLCRGDVCEVAS
- the LOC100273142 gene encoding uncharacterized isoform X4 — translated: MGAGSSRADAPSRRRARLSLGGCFGAGSSSSAHDGGSFAAAGPSSSRAIEVQSRQSGRQVSALNFQASLAAKDLQVSSESNPRLHSSSSTISHHLRFNHLNYHENKEDGLGSENAETSGLQSSSRKPVMVRGSLINEAVNGDISGEGISSIGSELENVPSTVSTNEIGGSTSESGLGPSSMTSERIMSDSEVEISPQGTSSTTVMTSERSDASQSSLTSVFSNSSTASSVIVEPMPDPIPTTADVPIFSGPHGEAGGSILHDDMMSIFSNDGVGRSIDSSSSETRRSHRRILWDAFSRRGSRGYPESDADEMGFFSTWLDLGDDIFEELGESRYFHRRRHGSIRIREHRRAVFDSESSARASISRIVMLTEALFEVLDEIHRQPASLSLSMVSVQAPESVVDSLPCKSYKKLETPQCSDDMEQCHICLTEYEDGDQIRTLPCKHEFHLQCVDKWLKEIHRVCPLCRGDVCEVAS
- the LOC100273142 gene encoding uncharacterized isoform X3; amino-acid sequence: MGAGSSRADAPSRRRARLSLGGCFGAGSSSSAHDGGSFAAAGPSSSRAIEVQSRQSGRQVSALNFQASLAAKDLQVSSESNPRLHSSSSTISHHLRFNHLNYHENKEDGLGSENAETSGLQSSSRKPVMVRGSLINEAVNGDISGEGISSIGSELENVPSTVSTNEIGGSTSESGLGPSSMTSERIMSDSEVEISPQGTSSTTVMTSERSDASQSSLTSVFSNSSTASSVIVEPMPDPIPTTADVPIFSGPHGEAGGSILHDDMMSIFSNDGVGRSIDSSSSETRRSHRRILWDAFSRRGSRGYPESDADEMGFFSTWLDLGDDIFEELGESRYFHRRRHGSIRVSQYSRSRIREHRRAVFDSESSARASISRIVMLTEALFEVLDEIHRQPASLSLSMVSVQAPESVVDSLPCKSYKKLETPQCSDDMEQCHICLTEYEDGDQIRTLPCKHEFHLQCVDKWLKEIHRVCPLCRGDVCEVAS
- the LOC100273142 gene encoding uncharacterized isoform X2; this encodes MPESAGSSGTAGGPGLGRGLVSDEVQSRQSGRQVSALNFQASLAAKDLQVSSESNPRLHSSSSTISHHLRFNHLNYHENKEDGLGSENAETSGLQSSSRKPVMVRGSLINEAVNGDISGEGISSIGSELENVPSTVSTNEIGGSTSESGLGPSSMTSERIMSDSEVEISPQGTSSTTVMTSERSDASQSSLTSVFSNSSTASSVIVEPMPDPIPTTADVPIFSGPHGEAGGSILHDDMMSIFSNDGVGRSIDSSSSETRRSHRRILWDAFSRRGSRGYPESDADEMGFFSTWLDLGDDIFEELGESRYFHRRRHGSIRVSQYSRSRIREHRRAVFDSGNEQNTAACPLGIHQIGRCTCNSFFIAEESSARASISRIVMLTEALFEVLDEIHRQPASLSLSMVSVQAPESVVDSLPCKSYKKLETPQCSDDMEQCHICLTEYEDGDQIRTLPCKHEFHLQCVDKWLKEIHRVCPLCRGDVCEVAS
- the LOC100273142 gene encoding uncharacterized LOC100273142, with the protein product MGAGSSRADAPSRRRARLSLGGCFGAGSSSSAHDGGSFAAAGPSSSRAIEVQSRQSGRQVSALNFQASLAAKDLQVSSESNPRLHSSSSTISHHLRFNHLNYHENKEDGLGSENAETSGLQSSSRKPVMVRGSLINEAVNGDISGEGISSIGSELENVPSTVSTNEIGGSTSESGLGPSSMTSERIMSDSEVEISPQGTSSTTVMTSERSDASQSSLTSVFSNSSTASSVIVEPMPDPIPTTADVPIFSGPHGEAGGSILHDDMMSIFSNDGVGRSIDSSSSETRRSHRRILWDAFSRRGSRGYPESDADEMGFFSTWLDLGDDIFEELGESRYFHRRRHGSIRVSQYSRSRIREHRRAVFDSGNEQNTAACPLGIHQIGRCTCNSFFIAEESSARASISRIVMLTEALFEVLDEIHRQPASLSLSMVSVQAPESVVDSLPCKSYKKLETPQCSDDMEQCHICLTEYEDGDQIRTLPCKHEFHLQCVDKWLKEIHRVCPLCRGDVCEVAS